The sequence below is a genomic window from Campylobacter concisus.
ATTTTTGTCCTTTTCTTCAAAAAATAACCCATCTTTTGCTTTAGTCACCTCATCGATATAATCACCATATTTAAACTCTGTCTCATATCTATTTAAGTATTCGTATGCTTTTTTCTCATCTTTTGTTTTGGCTAGATTTAGTGCTAAATTTTTTAAAGCAACTTCATAAAAATCTTTCGTTCTATCGCTATTATTTATCAAGATTTCATAAATTTTAGCAGCCACATCAGGCATATCTTTACTTGCGAATGTAGTTGCAAGATTCATCGACTTTGCTGGGTTATTCATAAAAAATTTTTCATTCGCATTTGCGATTTTTAGTATAAATTTCTTTGCTTCATCAAATTTTTCTTTATCGATATTTGCATCAACTAGGCTTAGTGCTGCTCTACTTGCAAGGTCGATGTCGTTTGTGGAGTAAAGCACTTTTTCATAGTCTTTTAGGGCCTCCTTTTGTCTACCTATTTTATAGAGATAATCAGCGTAATCAAGCGCTGCAAGTTTTGTAAATTTCGAGTTTGCGTGCTCTTCGTTTAAGATATCAAGCATATATTTTGCATCACTTGCGATGCTATCTTTTAGGTAGGCTCTAGCGATTAGGTAGAGCACCTCTGGATAGTTTTCATCAGATGGGAATTTTCTGATCCAAGCCCTACCTTCACTTACGATATCTTTTGGCTCGATCTCTTCAAACTCATTTTTTGTCTCAAAAATTTTATCAAGAGCCCTTAGGCGAAATAGTAAAAATTCACTTGAAAAAAGGCTATTTGGATGCCTTTTTATCGCTGTTTGAGTATCTTTTACTACATTTTCATAAGCACCCTTTTCATAAGCTCGTTTTATGCTTATGTAGATATCAATGTCATTACTATCAAGTCCAGCAATAGGAGCTTTGTTAAGATCAAGCGCTCCGATACTAGGATTTAGCATATCTTTAAAATCAGGTTTAAAATTTAGCCCAGACTTTCTCTTGCTATTTTCACTGAGCGAAGTATCTATGATTATGCTAAAGTGTTTTGAAATGGTTGTTTTTGGGCTATCTTGCACGTTTTGGCTATTATAAAGCTCAGTTTTTATATTTAGCAGTTTTGACGGTGCTTTTGGCATTATGACGATAAAAAGTTTGCCATCTTGCTTTTTATATTTTATATCCATTAATGGCAGTGTCGTATCTTCAATTTTTGGCAAAATTTCATCATCTAGCATGCATACATAGCGTTTGGTGTCGTAAGCTAAAATTTGCTCAACGCATTCAAATTCTTGCTCATCGCTTAGCTGAAGAACGCTATAAGGTTTATCACCATTTGCGCCGCTGTTTAGGCTAAGATTAAAAGCGGTTAGATAAAGCGGAAAAAATAAAATAATTAAGAGCTTTTTCATGCCGTAATTATAGTTAAATTTTCTAAAATCCTGAAGCAAAGACAAAATGCTCAATAAATTCCAAAATTGCTCCAGAAAATAAAAACGAAAAGGCCGTTCCAGCTACTGCAATGCCAACAATTACTTTTAGCGCCATAGAGATATTTGCAGTGTAGAGATTTTTATCTTTTACGATCGGCTCTTTTAAAAACATAAAGACGATTAGCTTTAAATAGTAATAAATCGCAATGGCAGAATTTATCATAATTATAACGCTAAGCACGACGTAATCAGACTTTATGAGCGATGAGATAAGCACCATCTTGCCCCAAAAGACGCTAAAAGGCGGTATGCCAGCAAGGGCGATCATGAAAATTCCCATTATAACTGCGTAGCTTGGTAAAATTTTTATAAGCCCTGAAAATTTCTCAAATGGATGCTTAAAGCGCTTGTCCCAGCAGACGACATCGTCGCACCTTGCCACCCAGAGCATAGAAAATGCGCCCAAATTTGCAAACAAAAACATAACCCAGTAAAAAAACAAGGCAACATTTGCCTCATGAGAATTTGCCACAAGCGCGCAAAGCACGACACCAGCGTGAGCTATGGAACTAAAAGCAAGCATCCTTTTTACGTCTTTTTGCACTAGTGCCATGATGTTTGCAAGGCTCATCGTAAGCACGGCGATGATGTAGAGCATATCTTTTATCCACAAAATTTGTGAGCCTTCAAGCATCGCAAAAATTCTTAACGCAACGATAAATGCTGCTACCTTTGGTACGATCGACATATAGCCTGCTAGTGGGGCATTTGAACCCTCATAAACGTCTGGTATCCATGTGTGAAAAGGTATGAGCGAGAGCTTAAAACCAATGGCAGAGGCGATGAAAACGCAGCCAAGTAAGATGATCAAGTTTTGATTTAGGCTAAGATCTTTTATGACAACACCGATACGAGCGATGTCTATTGAGTTTGTCGCTAGATAAAACATCGCTATTGCCATCGCAAAAAAGCCAGCCGAGAGCGAGCCCATAGCGAAGTATTTAATGGCGGCTTCGACGCTTTTTGCCTTGTTATGAAGAGCTATTAGCGTATAGAGGCAAAGTGAGCTGATCTCAAGTCCTAAAAAGATGATGAGTAGGTTATTTGAGCTCACCATAAATAAAAATCCAGCGATTATAAACAAAAATAGAGCGTAATACTCGTAAATTTTATACTCAAAATACTCTTTTGTGCTAAGTGCGAGCGGGATAAAAAGGGCTGAGGCGATTAGGATGATGACTTGAGAGATGACCGAAACTCCATCAACTAAAAGCATATCCCAAAAGCTAAGGCTAAGACCGTTAAAATCAAGTATTAGGCCCAAATTTACAAATATTGCGATGATACAAAATACGCAGTAGAAATTTCTTGAAAGATCTTTTTTTATGGTGCCAACAATTAAGATAAAAAGCGCAAATATTATCATGCTAAGCATCGGAGCAACCGAAGATAAAGAAATCTCTTTAAGGTCTAAAAAGGCTATTTCGTTCATAGTTTACTCCCGCCATTTAAAGATAAAATTTTATCCTTTGTGTCGCTATCTACCGCTCTAGTTTGCATTTTGCTTATGATATTTTGCACACTTGGCTCAAGTGGTTTTAGGATTAAATTTGGGGCGATACCAAGAATGATTATGAGCAAGCAAAGCGGCACAAGAGCGACTAGCTCTTTGAAATTTAGATCCTTTAGGCTTAAATTTTTCTCCTTGC
It includes:
- a CDS encoding tetratricopeptide repeat protein — encoded protein: MKKLLIILFFPLYLTAFNLSLNSGANGDKPYSVLQLSDEQEFECVEQILAYDTKRYVCMLDDEILPKIEDTTLPLMDIKYKKQDGKLFIVIMPKAPSKLLNIKTELYNSQNVQDSPKTTISKHFSIIIDTSLSENSKRKSGLNFKPDFKDMLNPSIGALDLNKAPIAGLDSNDIDIYISIKRAYEKGAYENVVKDTQTAIKRHPNSLFSSEFLLFRLRALDKIFETKNEFEEIEPKDIVSEGRAWIRKFPSDENYPEVLYLIARAYLKDSIASDAKYMLDILNEEHANSKFTKLAALDYADYLYKIGRQKEALKDYEKVLYSTNDIDLASRAALSLVDANIDKEKFDEAKKFILKIANANEKFFMNNPAKSMNLATTFASKDMPDVAAKIYEILINNSDRTKDFYEVALKNLALNLAKTKDEKKAYEYLNRYETEFKYGDYIDEVTKAKDGLFFEEKDKNATALHARYKELIEKYTGTNISQKALISELELDIKERKFSDALSYKTMAKDGNLSRAMELINEAALELTKEYFIKDDCTAVVNLLENYDINKISLPQFKLFNCYYRTARYNDALELAKAHAKDENLEDRVEWLINLSKILYKNKDYEHAIIAANDALSLGSSVEYSDPTPSLFDRFYSLLALKRFTEAISTISAIEQLRGQDFKIIEAYTAISDYAMKSNDYAIATTYAKKALELQTKAKINTFSPKINFNYSEALLKTDNLDEALDEAKFILNMKFGPEDRLHALNLISEIYIRQKQFKLARTYLNECSDSNFVSPYKDACKAKLDMIGKN
- the nuoN gene encoding NADH-quinone oxidoreductase subunit NuoN, yielding MNEIAFLDLKEISLSSVAPMLSMIIFALFILIVGTIKKDLSRNFYCVFCIIAIFVNLGLILDFNGLSLSFWDMLLVDGVSVISQVIILIASALFIPLALSTKEYFEYKIYEYYALFLFIIAGFLFMVSSNNLLIIFLGLEISSLCLYTLIALHNKAKSVEAAIKYFAMGSLSAGFFAMAIAMFYLATNSIDIARIGVVIKDLSLNQNLIILLGCVFIASAIGFKLSLIPFHTWIPDVYEGSNAPLAGYMSIVPKVAAFIVALRIFAMLEGSQILWIKDMLYIIAVLTMSLANIMALVQKDVKRMLAFSSIAHAGVVLCALVANSHEANVALFFYWVMFLFANLGAFSMLWVARCDDVVCWDKRFKHPFEKFSGLIKILPSYAVIMGIFMIALAGIPPFSVFWGKMVLISSLIKSDYVVLSVIIMINSAIAIYYYLKLIVFMFLKEPIVKDKNLYTANISMALKVIVGIAVAGTAFSFLFSGAILEFIEHFVFASGF